The following are encoded together in the Thiobacillus sp. SCUT-2 genome:
- the fabZ gene encoding 3-hydroxyacyl-ACP dehydratase FabZ: MIMDIEQVMQYLPHRYPFLLIDKVIEMELGKSITAIKNVTINEPFFNGHFPGAPVMPGVLILEAMAQAAGILSFKTKNYTPEQVGIIYFAGIDGARFKKPVKPGDQLVLKAEIVREMRGIWKYTGRAEVDGALVAEAELMATLRDK; the protein is encoded by the coding sequence ATGATCATGGACATCGAGCAGGTGATGCAGTATCTGCCGCACCGCTATCCCTTCCTGCTGATCGACAAGGTGATCGAGATGGAACTCGGCAAGTCCATCACCGCGATCAAGAACGTCACCATCAACGAGCCCTTCTTCAACGGCCACTTTCCCGGCGCGCCCGTGATGCCCGGCGTCCTGATCCTCGAGGCGATGGCGCAGGCGGCCGGCATCCTGTCGTTCAAGACCAAGAACTACACGCCCGAGCAGGTCGGCATCATCTACTTCGCCGGAATCGACGGCGCGCGCTTCAAGAAGCCGGTCAAGCCCGGCGACCAGCTGGTGCTCAAGGCCGAGATCGTGCGCGAGATGCGCGGCATCTGGAAATACACCGGGCGCGCCGAGGTCGACGGGGCGCTGGTCGCGGAAGCCGAGCTGATGGCGACCCTGCGCGACAAGTGA
- the rnhB gene encoding ribonuclease HII: MARPSVVLEVGPLGLCGVDEAGRGPLAGPVMAAAVMLDPARPIDGLRDSKKLSAAARERLADLIRERAAAWCVAEASVAEIDAMNILNATMLAMQRAVAGLGRAPDEVLVDGNRCPKWAWRSQAVVKGDDRVAAIAAASILAKTARDAFMGRLHEAYPVYGFAQHMGYGTAVHLDALKAHGACPQHRRSFAPVKQVLDQAVLF, from the coding sequence ATGGCACGCCCATCCGTCGTACTCGAGGTCGGCCCGCTCGGCCTGTGCGGCGTCGACGAAGCCGGCCGCGGGCCGCTGGCCGGCCCGGTGATGGCGGCGGCCGTGATGCTCGACCCGGCGCGGCCGATCGACGGCCTGCGCGATTCGAAGAAGCTCTCCGCCGCAGCGCGCGAGCGGCTCGCCGACCTCATCCGCGAGCGGGCCGCCGCCTGGTGCGTCGCCGAGGCGAGCGTCGCCGAGATCGACGCGATGAACATCCTCAATGCGACGATGCTGGCGATGCAGCGCGCGGTCGCCGGTCTCGGGCGCGCGCCGGACGAGGTGCTCGTCGACGGCAATCGCTGCCCCAAGTGGGCGTGGCGGTCGCAGGCGGTGGTGAAGGGGGACGACAGGGTTGCGGCCATCGCCGCTGCCTCGATCCTCGCCAAGACCGCGCGCGACGCCTTCATGGGGCGCCTGCACGAGGCCTATCCCGTCTACGGCTTCGCGCAGCACATGGGCTACGGCACCGCCGTGCATCTCGACGCGTTGAAGGCGCACGGGGCGTGCCCGCAGCATCGCCGGAGCTTCGCGCCGGTGAAGCAGGTGCTCGACCAGGCTGTCCTGTTCTGA
- the rseP gene encoding RIP metalloprotease RseP — protein sequence MSVLHTVVWFLVAIGILVVAHEFGHYLAARLAGVKVLRFSLGFGRPVFSRRLGRDRTEWAVAALPFGGYVKMLDEREGEVPPAEAHRSFNRASVWRRIGIVVAGPVANFLLAVVLYWALFLHGMPAMKPLIGEPPAGSPAARAGLVAGDEIRRVDGADTPSFQDLRLELLRAGVAGDALTLELADGRRVRLDAPPLASENLERDTLRPLGIVPYTPQIDPVIGEVLPDGAAARAGFRRGDRLIAADGAFVPDWQAWVTVVRAHPSKPMRIAYERDGQRGELTVVPDTVEEKGQRVGKIGAGPEVDEAMMAGLPTEVRYGPVEALVRGAQKTWEMSAFTLEMMGRMVIGQISWRNLSGPLTIADYAGQSATLGWISFVGFLALVSVSLGVLNLLPVPLLDGGHLMYYVAEALTGRPVSERAMEIGSRIGMALLLLLMSFALFNDLQRLLGG from the coding sequence GTGAGCGTGCTGCACACGGTCGTCTGGTTCCTCGTCGCCATCGGCATCCTGGTGGTGGCGCACGAATTCGGGCATTACCTCGCCGCGCGCCTGGCCGGCGTGAAGGTGTTGCGCTTCTCGCTCGGTTTCGGCCGGCCGGTGTTCAGCCGTCGCCTCGGTCGCGACCGCACGGAGTGGGCCGTCGCCGCGCTGCCTTTCGGCGGCTACGTGAAGATGCTCGACGAGCGCGAGGGCGAGGTGCCCCCGGCGGAGGCGCATCGCAGCTTCAACCGCGCGAGCGTCTGGCGCCGCATCGGCATCGTCGTCGCAGGCCCCGTCGCCAATTTCCTGCTGGCCGTCGTGCTTTACTGGGCGCTCTTCCTGCACGGCATGCCGGCGATGAAGCCGCTCATCGGCGAGCCACCCGCCGGCAGTCCGGCGGCGCGCGCGGGGCTCGTCGCGGGCGACGAAATCCGGCGCGTCGATGGCGCCGACACGCCCTCGTTCCAGGATCTGCGTCTGGAACTGCTGCGCGCCGGCGTGGCGGGCGATGCGCTCACGCTGGAGCTCGCCGACGGGCGCCGCGTCCGGCTCGACGCGCCGCCGCTGGCGTCCGAGAATCTGGAACGGGACACGCTGCGCCCGCTGGGGATCGTTCCCTACACGCCGCAGATCGATCCGGTCATCGGCGAGGTGCTGCCCGACGGGGCGGCGGCGCGCGCCGGATTCAGGCGCGGCGACCGCCTCATCGCAGCTGACGGGGCGTTCGTGCCGGACTGGCAGGCGTGGGTCACGGTGGTGCGCGCCCACCCCTCGAAGCCCATGCGCATCGCCTACGAGCGCGACGGACAGCGGGGCGAATTGACCGTCGTGCCCGACACCGTCGAGGAAAAGGGCCAGCGCGTCGGCAAGATCGGCGCCGGCCCCGAGGTCGACGAAGCGATGATGGCGGGCCTCCCGACCGAAGTGCGCTACGGCCCCGTCGAGGCGCTCGTGCGCGGCGCCCAGAAGACCTGGGAGATGAGCGCATTCACGCTGGAGATGATGGGGCGGATGGTGATCGGCCAGATCTCCTGGCGCAACCTCTCGGGACCGCTCACCATCGCCGATTACGCGGGGCAGAGCGCGACCCTGGGATGGATCAGCTTCGTCGGCTTTCTCGCACTCGTCAGCGTGAGCCTGGGCGTGCTCAACCTGCTCCCGGTGCCGCTGTTGGACGGCGGACACCTCATGTATTATGTCGCCGAAGCTCTGACTGGCCGCCCCGTGTCGGAGCGCGCGATGGAAATCGGCAGCCGGATCGGCATGGCGCTGCTGCTGCTGCTCATGTCGTTTGCCCTGTTCAATGATCTGCAACGCCTGCTAGGCGGATGA
- a CDS encoding CopD family protein, translated as MNLTLLLHVLGVVVWVGGMFFAYMALRPVAASVLEPPQRLTLWAGVFGRFFPWVWAAVALILGSGLHMLAKLGGMEAPHYALTMLALGLAMMLIFAHVFFAPYGRLKRAVAGQDWKAGGAALGQIRSLIGINLSLGLLTIAVVFVGRWLLLAS; from the coding sequence GTGAATCTGACTCTGCTTCTGCATGTGCTCGGTGTCGTCGTCTGGGTCGGCGGCATGTTCTTCGCCTACATGGCGCTGCGGCCGGTTGCGGCGAGCGTGCTCGAACCGCCGCAGCGGCTGACGCTGTGGGCGGGCGTCTTCGGCAGGTTCTTTCCGTGGGTCTGGGCCGCGGTCGCGCTGATTCTCGGCTCCGGCCTGCACATGCTGGCCAAGCTCGGCGGCATGGAAGCGCCGCACTACGCGCTGACGATGCTGGCGCTCGGCCTGGCCATGATGCTGATCTTCGCGCACGTGTTCTTCGCCCCGTACGGCCGGCTCAAGCGCGCGGTCGCCGGGCAGGACTGGAAGGCGGGCGGCGCCGCGCTGGGGCAGATCCGCAGTCTGATCGGCATCAATCTCAGCCTCGGCCTGCTGACGATCGCCGTGGTGTTCGTCGGACGCTGGCTGCTGCTGGCGAGCTAG
- the lpxD gene encoding UDP-3-O-(3-hydroxymyristoyl)glucosamine N-acyltransferase yields MASTLADLAARFGGELLGDGKVVIRQVAPLERAQPDEIGFVSQARYLAQLAHTRAAAVILPPDARDATGLPRILTPNPYLYFARVSALLNPPARPPAGIHPAATVAPDAVIADDASIGAGAVIGSGAAIGARTVIGPNCVVGDHARIGADCLLHANVTVYHRCEVGARAILHSGCVIGADGFGFAPNAGAWEKIPQIGRVLIGDDVEVGACTTIDRGALEDTVIEAGVKLDNLIQVAHNVSIGAHTAIAACTGIAGSAKIGRHCTIGGAAMIFGHIEIADGTRISTNTLITKSLPRAGTYTSALPFSEHEVWQKNAVHMRNLDKLVTRVKDLEKKLKELESKS; encoded by the coding sequence ATGGCCTCGACGCTGGCCGACCTGGCCGCGCGTTTTGGCGGGGAGTTGCTGGGCGACGGCAAGGTCGTGATTCGGCAGGTGGCGCCGCTCGAGCGTGCGCAGCCCGACGAGATCGGCTTCGTCTCGCAAGCCAGGTATCTGGCGCAGTTGGCGCACACGCGCGCCGCGGCAGTGATCCTGCCGCCGGACGCGCGCGACGCCACCGGCCTGCCGCGCATCCTGACGCCCAACCCGTATCTGTATTTCGCGCGCGTATCGGCGCTGCTGAATCCGCCCGCGCGGCCGCCGGCCGGCATCCATCCCGCGGCGACCGTGGCGCCCGATGCGGTGATCGCGGACGACGCCAGCATCGGCGCGGGTGCGGTGATCGGCAGTGGCGCGGCGATCGGCGCGCGCACCGTGATCGGTCCGAACTGCGTGGTGGGCGATCACGCCCGTATCGGCGCCGACTGCCTGCTGCACGCCAACGTCACCGTGTACCACCGCTGCGAGGTCGGCGCGCGGGCGATCCTCCACTCGGGATGCGTCATCGGCGCGGACGGCTTCGGCTTCGCGCCGAACGCGGGCGCGTGGGAAAAGATCCCGCAGATCGGACGCGTGCTGATCGGCGACGACGTCGAGGTCGGCGCGTGCACCACCATCGACCGCGGCGCGCTCGAGGACACGGTGATCGAGGCGGGCGTCAAGCTCGACAACCTGATCCAGGTCGCCCACAACGTCTCGATCGGCGCGCATACCGCGATCGCGGCCTGCACCGGCATCGCCGGCAGCGCGAAGATCGGGCGCCACTGCACGATCGGCGGCGCCGCGATGATCTTCGGCCACATCGAGATCGCCGATGGCACGCGCATCTCGACGAATACGCTGATCACCAAGTCGCTGCCCAGGGCGGGGACCTACACCTCGGCGTTGCCGTTTTCCGAGCACGAGGTCTGGCAGAAGAACGCGGTCCACATGCGCAACCTCGACAAGCTGGTGACCCGCGTCAAGGACCTGGAAAAGAAACTGAAAGAACTGGAATCGAAATCATGA
- the lpxB gene encoding lipid-A-disaccharide synthase, with product MIDLGVVAGEASGDLLGAHFVQALKQGHPELRAAGIAGPRLVETGVRAIYPSDKLAVNGYVEVLRHLPELLWIRSRIGRYFLRERPRVFVGIDAPDFNFTLEARLKAGDIPTVHFVSPSIWAWRPERIHRIRQAVSHMLVVFPFEEAIYRDAGIPVTYVGHPLADAIPLEPDVAGARAALGVAGGPVVALLPGSRLSEVERHARLMLDAARLVHARYPDAQFVLPAASEAAARLVDQARRALELPLRVLAGQSHAALAACDVALVASGTATLETALFKKPMVITYRVPALTAHLMRKKALLPWIGLPNILTHEFIVPERVQEAATPQNLADDALAWLDDATRREAVAARFRALHESLRRDAGRRIAEALEPYLEAA from the coding sequence GTGATCGACCTCGGAGTCGTTGCCGGCGAAGCGTCGGGCGATCTCCTCGGGGCGCATTTCGTCCAGGCGCTGAAACAGGGCCATCCGGAACTTCGGGCCGCCGGCATCGCCGGCCCGCGCCTTGTCGAGACCGGCGTCCGCGCCATCTATCCGAGCGACAAGCTGGCGGTCAACGGCTACGTCGAGGTGCTGCGCCACCTGCCCGAGCTGCTGTGGATCCGCTCGCGCATCGGCCGCTATTTCCTGCGCGAGCGGCCGCGCGTCTTCGTCGGCATCGACGCGCCGGATTTCAATTTCACGCTGGAGGCAAGGCTCAAGGCGGGCGACATCCCCACCGTGCATTTCGTCAGCCCGTCGATCTGGGCGTGGCGTCCCGAGCGCATCCACCGCATCCGGCAGGCGGTCTCGCACATGCTGGTGGTGTTTCCGTTCGAGGAAGCGATCTATCGCGACGCCGGCATTCCGGTCACCTATGTCGGCCACCCGCTTGCCGATGCGATTCCGCTCGAGCCGGACGTCGCGGGCGCCCGCGCGGCGCTGGGGGTGGCTGGCGGCCCGGTCGTCGCGCTGCTGCCGGGCAGCCGGCTGTCCGAAGTCGAACGGCATGCGCGCCTGATGCTCGATGCCGCGCGCCTCGTCCACGCGCGCTATCCCGATGCCCAATTCGTCCTGCCCGCGGCGAGCGAAGCGGCGGCTCGCCTCGTCGATCAGGCCCGGCGCGCGCTCGAGCTGCCGCTTCGGGTGCTGGCGGGACAATCGCACGCGGCGCTGGCTGCCTGCGACGTCGCGCTGGTCGCGTCCGGGACGGCCACGCTGGAGACCGCCCTGTTCAAGAAGCCGATGGTCATCACCTACCGCGTGCCCGCGCTCACCGCGCACCTGATGCGCAAGAAGGCGCTGCTGCCGTGGATCGGGCTGCCGAACATCCTGACGCACGAGTTCATCGTGCCGGAGCGGGTGCAGGAAGCCGCGACGCCGCAGAACCTCGCGGACGACGCGCTGGCCTGGCTCGACGACGCGACGCGCCGCGAGGCCGTCGCCGCGCGCTTCCGGGCCCTGCACGAATCGCTGCGCCGGGATGCCGGTCGCCGCATCGCCGAAGCGCTCGAACCCTATCTGGAGGCTGCGTGA
- the lpxA gene encoding acyl-ACP--UDP-N-acetylglucosamine O-acyltransferase, translating to MARIHPTALVATGARLADDVEIGPYSIIGEHVEIGAGTTVGAHAVITGHTTIGARNRIFHFVSLGEAPQDKKYAGEPTRLEIGDDNVIREFCTFNTGTVQDRGVTTIGSHNWIMAYVHIAHDCVVGDRTIFANNASLAGHAEVGDWAILGGFTGVHQFCKVGAHVMTGISSVVFKDIPPFVMASGQPAAPHGLNNEGLRRRGFSAEALAALKRAYKILYREGNTLAEAQARLAPEAEQHAEVRQLLDFLGRAERGIIR from the coding sequence ATGGCACGGATCCACCCTACTGCGCTGGTCGCGACGGGCGCACGGCTGGCCGATGACGTCGAGATCGGCCCCTACAGCATCATCGGCGAGCACGTCGAGATCGGGGCCGGCACCACGGTGGGCGCCCATGCGGTCATTACGGGCCATACCACGATCGGCGCACGCAACCGCATCTTCCATTTCGTCTCGCTCGGCGAGGCGCCACAGGACAAGAAATACGCCGGCGAGCCGACGCGGCTGGAAATCGGCGACGACAACGTCATCCGCGAGTTCTGCACGTTCAACACGGGCACCGTGCAGGATCGCGGCGTCACCACGATCGGCAGCCACAACTGGATCATGGCCTACGTCCACATCGCGCACGACTGCGTGGTGGGCGATCGCACGATCTTTGCCAACAACGCCTCGCTGGCGGGGCATGCAGAAGTCGGCGACTGGGCGATCCTCGGCGGCTTCACGGGCGTGCACCAGTTCTGCAAGGTCGGCGCCCACGTCATGACCGGCATTTCCAGCGTGGTGTTCAAGGACATCCCGCCCTTCGTCATGGCGTCCGGCCAGCCCGCCGCGCCGCACGGTCTCAACAACGAAGGCCTCAGGCGGCGCGGATTTTCTGCCGAAGCGCTGGCGGCGCTGAAGCGCGCCTACAAGATCCTCTACCGCGAGGGCAACACGCTCGCCGAGGCGCAGGCCAGGCTCGCCCCCGAGGCGGAGCAGCACGCCGAGGTGCGGCAGCTGCTCGATTTCCTCGGGCGTGCCGAGCGCGGCATCATCCGGTGA
- a CDS encoding thioredoxin family protein, producing MTGRREEKRDSTSDDRVAPTGFLRLAEGSFHARLAASDGIAVVLFSAPGCGACRAWKRLLPEALGDLASAFYEVDVSEATGVARAFGIFHLPAVYLYRDGAFHAELQCPARHDAIRETARALLAAPAQDEP from the coding sequence ATGACAGGCCGCCGCGAGGAAAAGCGCGATTCTACCAGCGACGACCGGGTTGCCCCGACGGGCTTCCTGCGCCTCGCCGAGGGCAGCTTCCATGCGCGCCTTGCCGCCAGCGACGGCATCGCCGTGGTGCTGTTCAGCGCGCCCGGCTGCGGCGCCTGCCGTGCCTGGAAGCGGCTGCTGCCCGAGGCGCTCGGCGACCTGGCTTCCGCGTTCTACGAAGTCGACGTCAGCGAAGCCACGGGCGTCGCACGCGCCTTCGGCATCTTCCATCTGCCGGCGGTCTACCTCTATCGCGACGGCGCCTTCCACGCCGAACTGCAATGCCCGGCGCGGCACGACGCCATCCGCGAGACCGCGCGCGCGCTGCTGGCCGCGCCGGCGCAGGACGAGCCCTAG
- the bamA gene encoding outer membrane protein assembly factor BamA, whose amino-acid sequence MTLNRLTLALAAVFAAQPVFAAEPFVVKDIRVEGIQRTEAGTVFSYLPVKVGDTMTDEKTEAAIKALYATGFFKDVRLEARDGVLIVSVAERPSIAKITLNGIKEFSQDDLKKGLKETGLAEGRVLDRSLLDKAEQELRRQYFNRGKYAVQITSTLTPLERNRVAVQFDVVEGKSAKIRQINVVGNHAFKEKQLLKEFKSTTPGWLTWYTKTDQYSKSRLAGDIEALRSFYLNRGYLEFNVDSTQVEISPDKQDIYITVNVTEGPQYKVSDVKLAGQTLVPEAELKKLITIKQGEVFARDRLTETTKKIGDRLGNDGYAFANVNAVPDLDKEKHTVAFTLFVDPGRRVYVQRVNVTGNTKTRDEVVRREVRQMEGAYYDADKINLSRDRLNRLGYFNEVNIETPAVEGTTDQVDVNINVTEKSTGSVMLGAGFSSSEGLVLSGSISQSNVFGTGNRLSAQINSGSVNKVYALSYTNPYYTIDGISLGYDVYRRDVDATALNSVSPYKTSTYGAGVRFGLPVSERDFLSLGLTYEQTSITLTSASPWPYQNFCGNAVGCDNDTVRLDTGWSRDTRDSYLFPTKGLLQRVAAEIGTPAGSLQYYKLTFQHQQYFPLSKRFTLMLNGEVGYGEGYGNNTNLPFYKNFYAGGSSSVRGFRNGTLGPKDINGDALGGNERIVGNAELFFPLPGVKDEQSLRMSAFFDAGATFGPFDVNGQYGTFAIGDLRYSAGLAILWVSPLGPLKFSLAEPLAKKSGDKTEMFQFTLGTVF is encoded by the coding sequence ATGACCCTGAACCGTTTGACGCTCGCCCTTGCCGCCGTCTTCGCCGCGCAGCCGGTGTTCGCTGCAGAGCCCTTCGTCGTCAAGGACATCCGGGTCGAGGGCATCCAGCGCACCGAGGCGGGCACGGTGTTCAGCTATCTCCCGGTCAAGGTCGGCGACACCATGACCGACGAGAAGACCGAGGCGGCGATCAAGGCGCTCTACGCCACCGGCTTTTTCAAGGATGTGCGGCTCGAGGCCCGCGACGGCGTGCTGATCGTCTCGGTCGCGGAGCGACCGTCGATCGCCAAGATCACGCTCAACGGCATCAAGGAATTCTCCCAGGACGACCTGAAAAAGGGCCTCAAGGAAACCGGTCTCGCCGAGGGCCGCGTGCTCGACCGCTCGCTGCTGGACAAGGCCGAGCAGGAACTGCGGCGGCAGTATTTCAACCGCGGCAAGTATGCGGTCCAGATCACGTCGACCCTCACGCCGCTGGAGCGCAACCGGGTCGCGGTGCAGTTCGACGTGGTCGAAGGCAAGAGCGCGAAGATCCGGCAGATCAACGTCGTCGGTAACCATGCGTTCAAGGAAAAGCAACTGCTGAAGGAGTTCAAGTCGACCACGCCCGGCTGGCTGACCTGGTACACGAAGACCGATCAGTATTCGAAGTCGCGCCTGGCCGGGGACATCGAGGCGCTGCGCTCGTTCTATCTCAACCGCGGCTACCTGGAATTCAACGTCGATTCCACGCAGGTGGAAATTTCACCCGACAAGCAGGACATCTACATCACGGTCAACGTCACCGAGGGGCCGCAATACAAGGTGTCGGACGTGAAGCTGGCGGGCCAGACCCTGGTGCCGGAAGCCGAGCTGAAGAAGCTCATCACGATCAAGCAGGGCGAGGTGTTCGCGCGCGACCGTCTCACCGAGACCACCAAGAAGATCGGCGACCGCCTCGGCAACGACGGCTACGCGTTCGCCAACGTCAATGCCGTGCCCGATCTCGACAAGGAGAAGCACACGGTCGCCTTCACCCTGTTCGTCGATCCGGGCCGCCGCGTCTACGTCCAGCGCGTCAACGTGACCGGCAACACCAAGACCCGCGACGAGGTCGTGCGCCGCGAAGTGCGCCAGATGGAAGGGGCCTATTACGACGCGGACAAGATCAACCTGTCGCGCGACCGGCTGAACCGACTGGGCTACTTCAACGAGGTGAACATCGAGACGCCCGCCGTCGAGGGCACCACCGACCAGGTCGATGTCAACATCAACGTCACCGAGAAGTCCACCGGCAGCGTGATGCTCGGCGCCGGCTTCTCGTCGTCCGAGGGACTCGTGCTGTCGGGTTCGATCTCGCAAAGCAACGTGTTCGGTACCGGCAACCGGCTGTCGGCGCAGATCAACTCGGGCAGCGTCAACAAGGTCTACGCGCTCTCGTACACGAACCCGTACTACACCATCGACGGGATCAGCCTCGGCTACGACGTGTATCGCCGCGACGTCGACGCGACCGCGCTCAACTCCGTCAGCCCCTACAAGACCTCGACCTACGGGGCGGGCGTGCGCTTCGGCCTGCCGGTCAGCGAGCGCGACTTCCTCTCGCTCGGCCTGACCTACGAGCAGACCTCGATCACGCTGACGAGCGCGAGCCCCTGGCCTTACCAGAACTTCTGCGGCAACGCCGTCGGATGCGACAACGACACGGTGCGCCTCGATACGGGCTGGTCGCGCGATACGCGCGACAGCTACCTGTTCCCCACCAAGGGCCTCCTGCAGCGCGTGGCGGCCGAAATCGGCACCCCGGCGGGCAGCCTGCAGTACTACAAGCTGACCTTCCAGCACCAGCAATACTTCCCGCTCAGCAAGCGCTTCACGCTGATGCTGAACGGCGAGGTCGGCTACGGGGAGGGCTACGGCAACAACACGAACCTGCCGTTCTACAAGAATTTCTACGCCGGCGGCAGCAGCTCGGTTCGCGGCTTCCGCAACGGCACGCTCGGGCCCAAGGACATCAACGGCGACGCACTCGGCGGCAACGAGCGCATCGTCGGTAACGCCGAGCTCTTCTTCCCGCTGCCGGGCGTCAAGGACGAGCAGTCGCTGCGCATGTCGGCGTTCTTCGATGCGGGTGCGACGTTCGGGCCGTTCGACGTGAATGGCCAATACGGGACCTTTGCCATCGGCGACCTGCGCTATTCGGCGGGCCTTGCGATCCTCTGGGTGTCGCCGCTCGGGCCGCTCAAGTTCAGCCTGGCCGAACCGCTCGCGAAGAAGTCGGGCGACAAGACCGAGATGTTTCAATTTACCCTGGGTACCGTGTTCTGA
- a CDS encoding OmpH family outer membrane protein, translated as MMTFKQLAVPVILAAAFLAAPVLADTKIGFVNTERLLREAPVSVAAQKKLEREFAGRDQELQKMAKQARDLQAQLDKDGVTMSDSERKSKETALANLNRELQRQGREFREDLNLRRNEELGVIQDKARKAIQDIAKAEKFDIIIEQAVYVDPKSDITDRVMKALGGK; from the coding sequence ATGATGACGTTCAAGCAGCTTGCAGTTCCCGTGATCCTCGCCGCGGCGTTCCTGGCGGCCCCCGTCCTGGCTGACACCAAGATCGGCTTCGTCAACACCGAACGGCTGCTGCGCGAGGCGCCGGTCTCGGTCGCGGCGCAGAAGAAGCTCGAGCGCGAATTCGCGGGGCGCGACCAGGAACTGCAGAAGATGGCGAAGCAGGCGCGCGACCTGCAGGCGCAGCTCGACAAGGACGGCGTGACCATGTCGGACAGCGAGCGCAAGTCGAAGGAGACCGCGCTGGCGAACCTCAACCGCGAACTGCAGCGCCAGGGCCGCGAGTTCCGCGAGGACCTGAACCTGCGCCGCAACGAAGAGCTCGGCGTGATCCAGGACAAGGCCCGCAAGGCGATCCAGGACATCGCCAAGGCCGAGAAATTCGACATCATCATCGAGCAGGCCGTCTACGTCGATCCCAAGAGCGACATCACCGACCGGGTGATGAAGGCCTTGGGCGGCAAGTAA
- the ispC gene encoding 1-deoxy-D-xylulose-5-phosphate reductoisomerase has product MTPRTLTILGATGTIGVNTLDVVARHPGRFRVFALTGATQVERMLEQCRMHRPRFAVMSEPAAAAELRVRVGAAGLAVEVLEGAAALTEVATAPEVDTVMAAIVGAAGLPATLAAAQAGKRILLANKETLVVSGQLFMDAVAASGAELLPIDSEHNAIFQALPRDFDGDFQRAGINALWLTASGGPFRTLSAEAIAAATPAQAVAHPNWVMGKKISVDSASLMNKGLEVIEARWLFNARPEQIKVVVHPQSIVHSMVEYADGSVIAQMGTPDMRTPIAYALGFPERIDAGVSALELMGRQLTFEAPDTARFPCLQLAFDALAAGGNAAAVLNAANEVAVARFLDGAASFGAIAASIAHALDVVAGGAAATLDDLLEADRRARRVAGEYLAGRA; this is encoded by the coding sequence ATGACGCCGCGCACGCTGACCATCCTCGGCGCCACCGGCACGATCGGCGTCAACACCCTCGACGTCGTGGCGCGCCATCCCGGGCGATTCCGGGTGTTCGCACTGACCGGGGCGACCCAGGTCGAGCGCATGCTCGAGCAGTGCCGCATGCATCGCCCGCGCTTCGCCGTGATGAGCGAGCCGGCCGCCGCTGCGGAATTGCGCGTTCGCGTGGGCGCTGCCGGGCTGGCGGTCGAGGTGCTCGAAGGGGCCGCCGCGCTGACCGAGGTGGCGACCGCGCCCGAGGTCGATACCGTGATGGCCGCGATCGTCGGTGCGGCGGGCCTTCCCGCCACGCTCGCCGCCGCGCAGGCCGGCAAGCGCATCCTGCTCGCCAACAAGGAAACCCTGGTCGTCTCCGGCCAGCTGTTCATGGACGCCGTCGCCGCCAGCGGCGCCGAGCTGCTGCCGATCGATTCGGAGCACAACGCGATCTTCCAGGCGCTGCCGCGCGACTTCGACGGCGACTTCCAGCGCGCCGGGATCAACGCATTGTGGCTCACGGCCTCGGGCGGACCGTTCCGCACCCTGTCGGCCGAGGCGATCGCCGCCGCCACCCCGGCACAGGCGGTCGCCCATCCCAACTGGGTGATGGGGAAGAAGATCTCGGTCGATTCCGCGAGCCTCATGAACAAGGGACTGGAGGTGATCGAGGCGCGCTGGCTGTTCAATGCACGCCCGGAGCAGATCAAGGTCGTGGTGCATCCGCAGAGCATCGTCCATTCGATGGTCGAATACGCCGACGGCTCGGTGATCGCGCAGATGGGCACCCCCGACATGCGCACGCCGATCGCCTACGCGCTCGGCTTCCCGGAGCGCATCGACGCCGGCGTATCGGCGCTCGAGCTGATGGGCAGGCAGCTCACCTTCGAGGCACCCGACACCGCGCGCTTTCCCTGCCTGCAGCTCGCGTTCGACGCCTTGGCCGCCGGCGGCAACGCCGCCGCCGTGCTGAATGCCGCCAACGAAGTCGCGGTCGCGCGCTTCCTCGACGGCGCCGCGTCCTTCGGCGCCATTGCGGCCAGCATCGCCCACGCGCTCGACGTGGTCGCGGGCGGCGCGGCCGCCACGCTCGACGACCTGCTCGAAGCGGACCGCCGCGCGCGCCGCGTGGCGGGCGAATACCTCGCGGGGCGTGCGTGA